TGGCCGCGCATGACCAGCAAGACCGCTCCCAAGAAGAGTTCGAAGAAGGGTAAGAAGTAGCGGCAATCAACAAAGCCAAGACAAAGCCTGCCGCGTTCCGCGCCTGGATGTGGCAGGCTTTCTTATTTGTAGACGGCAATCCGCGACCTGAACGGCGCGAAGAATCTGCGCGGCCGGTAGGATTGTGGCCTCTGACACAATGCGCATCACGCCGGGTCCGGCCCTTGAAGCCCTCAACGGTTCTTGAAGAGAAAATGCGCCGTATTGGCTTATTGCCCGCTCATGCCAAGCCAGTTCGCGATATCGCGGATGACGGGAATGTCCCATCCCGCCACCACGGCAATGCCCGCAAACAGGACGATAACGATAATAATGGCAGCGATGGTGCTCAACTTTTCCCGCACTTTCGTCCATTGCATGGCTGTTTCACTCCTTCCCTATCCCGCGCGGTGCGCAGGACCCGCTACGGTTGTGCGGACTCGACAATCCGCATCAGCCGGCGCCCGTACTCCACGTAACTGTCATACAAGTGTTCCTCGCTGTCCGCTTTCTGGCCAGTATGGATGATCGCGGCCAGATGCGGTTCGATCGAGAAACCCCCATCATACCCGGATTGCAGCAAGTCAGTCACGATTTCGCGCACGTATCCGTCACCTTCGCCGCAATAGGTGTAGTGGTCCTCGCCATTGATGCGCTTCGCGTCCTTGATATGCACGTACACGATCGAGTCGAAAACGGCGCGGTAGTATTCCCACGAATCCTGCTCGTACGTGACCGGGTTGCCGGTATCGAAGACCACCTTGAGAGCCGGGCTGCCGACCTCGCCGAGCAGGATGTTGCTGTTCTCCGCGGAGAGGCCGCCCCAGCCGCTGCAATTCTCGTGTGCGAGGATGACGCCGCCGTCCTCGGCCATCTTGGCAAGCGTTTTCATGCGGCGGATGGATTCGTTTCGCCATTCGCGTTCCGGCAGGGGATGGTTCTTGTCGTTGGGGTAGCTCATGACGCGAATGAACGGAGTCCCGAGCTTGTGCATGCGCGGGATCGCGCGCGCCAGGTCGTCGATATCGACCTGCGGGTCCGTGGTTATAGGCCGCGCCCAGTTGGCAATCGCGCTCGAGAAGCAGGAGACCTGCATGCCGGCCTCGGCGAGGGTTTCGCAAACGAGTGCGAAAACGGCATCGGGGACTTGCGTGAAATTGACGCCGTCTACGCAACGCAGTTC
Above is a genomic segment from Candidatus Hydrogenedentota bacterium containing:
- a CDS encoding sugar phosphate isomerase/epimerase, whose amino-acid sequence is MFFSGISDEAGQSIGAQVKAHRELGWSHMELRCVDGVNFTQVPDAVFALVCETLAEAGMQVSCFSSAIANWARPITTDPQVDIDDLARAIPRMHKLGTPFIRVMSYPNDKNHPLPEREWRNESIRRMKTLAKMAEDGGVILAHENCSGWGGLSAENSNILLGEVGSPALKVVFDTGNPVTYEQDSWEYYRAVFDSIVYVHIKDAKRINGEDHYTYCGEGDGYVREIVTDLLQSGYDGGFSIEPHLAAIIHTGQKADSEEHLYDSYVEYGRRLMRIVESAQP